TCGACTTTGTCATCCTGTATATCTTTAAGTAATCGCTTCATCGCAGGGCGATCCATGTTGCCGCCTGAAAATGCAGGATCGTCATAATCATCTTCAACGGGAATCCAACCTTCTGCTCGTTGGCTGGCGATGTAAGCATGGCCAGCATCGCGTTGTGCATCGATTGAGTTGTAATCTTGATCCAGGCCCTCTTCAGTGGACTTTCGTGTATAGACTGCACAGCGAAGTCTCTTTTTGATTTGTTCTGACATTATTTTTTACCCCGCTTTGTTTTCTTCTCATGGTTTTCTTTTCTTAAGCCAAAGAACAATGGTCCAGACCAGCGGGTGCCAGTAATTTCTCTGGCGACAACCGAAAGACTTTTATAAATACGGCCTTCAAATTCAAACTGTTCGTCGTGGGTGACGGTAACCTTGTGTTCCTTTTCTTGGTAGATGCGGCTTAGAACAGTTCCTGGTATAGGTTTTGGGTATCGATCTCGCAGAGGCTTCTTGCCTGTATTTACGATGGCATTAATACGCCGATCGTTTTTGTCGGCAAAGTTTTGATGTGCGCGCCTAAATTCGACTTCTTGCAATCGAAAAGCCAAGCGCTTCTCTAGGAAGGATCGAATATGGGTTGGTGGTTCTTTGCGGTAAAGTTGTCGCCACAATGATTTAATTTCGTCCATTGTCATATCTGATAGTTGGGCTATTTGCGCAACTGCTGACGATGATGGTTCGAATATGATGTTTGAGCTCATTTTTCCTCCGAAGTGTTGGCGTTCTCTGTTTCACCATGAACGCTTCGGTAGGCAGACATAGCAAGTGAAACATTGCTATCTGAGTCCAATAATTGTGCCTTTTTTGAATGGGGTGCTCTAAGCCTGATTATGCCTTGAGCGATGATGTTAGCGACCTCATGAACGCGTTGCTCGGGGGGCATTCTGTGCGGAGATAATGGGTTTGTTTGTTGCATTTGCTTACCACTCTAAATGTTCAAAATACTGTTGAATATTCTGTGTTTAGAGTGGCGAAATGGCCATCAGGTATATGCGGGCTTATGCGTAAGTGATTGGGGTGTCACTAAAAGCTCAAAGAATAATGGGTGTTAATTCTTCCAGAACGGAAGCTCTTAACTTGATGACATCTTTATCGTTGAGGGTTTTATCCTGTTCAATTTTTTCGAGGTATACATGAATTGCATCAATCAGCTCAGGGGATGTAATCAATCCATTGTAATCGGTTATAAGTGATTCAAAATGATTGAAACTCTGCCTTTGAAAGCGATCTTTATATTCGTCAATCATTGCTCCTTTTGCTTCATGACCGGTAAAAGGATCCAGCATTTTAGGCATGTAGACGATATTCCAAGGTGCGGTAAAGGCGAATACGTTTTTGGTTCTGCCAAAAATATGCGAGATTTGATAATTCTGGATTGGCTCATGTTTACTGCTTTTTGTCTTTGAATAACCCGTTAAGTCCCGGATCAATTTTGTTGGTTGAGCATTATTGGTTGGATCAACGGTAACTTGGTTGTTCGAAAGGACATCAGCATAGAATGCTTGAAATAAATGTGTGCCGTTTGAATTTCGTCCAAAGCCGCGAATAAATACCTGCTGGTTGTTTTGAATTCTATGCTTCAACTCTTGCCAAGCCACCTCGGCTTTATCCAAAGGGGCGTAAATGGTTTCACTTAGGCCGAATTCGAAAAATTGGTCTTTCGAAATATAGCCTTGTGAGAAAAAGCGTTCGTAGGAGTCTCGCATAATGGTTAGTAGGGATTCTGTCCGTTGTTAATAAAGTTAGTGTACGAATCAGTAAGCAGCTCATCTTCTTCGCTGAAATCACCCGGGTCGCTGTATCCGCCTGCATCATCTAGAACAAGGATGGTTAGGGTCTTACGGTACTCCTCAGAGTAAATGCTGTGCTCGATAACTTCTTCGCCGGGAAACCAAATATCTGGCCCATGCCTGACGCCATTTCTAGCTTCTGCTGAATACTGCTCTTCCGCCGCTAACGATAATTCTGGGATTTCAACACAGTTTTTCTTTGTGGCGAAGTAACGGCCAGAACGAAAAGCGCTGTTGCTCGATTTTGACCAATGCATAAAGCCTTCTTCAGACAGCAGGCCGATAGCGCGTTTCTTTGTGAAATCGAGCCACTTTAGCACTGCCGCAGTTAACGATACGCCGTAGCGATTAGCACAGTGCTGCATTAGGTCGATACTAAATTTTTGACCATCGGCTTGTGCGCGGAAGTCGTGGTTAGGCATCAGTAAGTTGGCGGCGAAGGCATTAGCTTCTGCTTCGATATCAATACCTTGTTGGTTTTCGTCCAGCATGTCTTCTTCGCCACATTCGAACTTGGTTTTGTTCAATGCTTGCCGGTGAACCATGTAGTGGCCCAATTCATGTGCGAGAGTGAAATTTGTTCTCCCTGGATGGACGACGTCGGTGTTGTAGAAAATAGCCCATTCGTCTTTGGCGTCATGTTTGACTAGCATTCCATCGATCGAAGAGCCCATGCTACCGCCATTAACTGCAGTAATTGGGTCCTGGTTAAATGATGGCGTGAGGTCTTTTGCCACCATTTCCACATTGACAGGAAATCGAACAGGCTCGGGAAGCGCCGTATCTAAAAGCCGAGTAACTCGGTTGGCTTCCTTGTGAGGGGATTTTTTCTCTGACACTACTTCTTGCTCCATGCGTCTATCATATCCATTATTCGATCTTGGTCCCCTTTGTCGAGTTGTCCCAGCTTCCGGTAAAATACTTCTTTTTCTAGATCGTCAGAGACTTCTGTTTGTGTGTCGTCAATCAGATAGTCAGTTGTAACATCCAGTGCTTTGGCTATAGCGGCTAATTTTTCGGCAGATGGGCGTTTTACACCTTTATTTTCAATCTCCCAGATATAGCTTTTCCCTGAACCTATTTTCTCCGCAAGCTGTTCTAATGTAAGGGCTTTTTCTTTGCGGAGCTCTTTAATTTTGGCCCCTAATACGTTGGCCACGGCATTGCCTCCTTAGTGAATCGCGTAAAAAGTTCATTATAGACTTACTTTTTTTACTTGAAAAGAAATATAAGCGCCCATATTATATAAGTTCGCTATCTTGAACTTTCTGTAATTGAATGCCGAGAGTTTGCCGTTTATCGCTTATATTGAGGAATTGTGCCTATGCCAATCGTTCGTAACTTTATCCGCCACTCATCAGCTCAGGGGCTGCATGAGTATTTCACCAACAAGAACATTGCTGTTTCTGGGGTTGACTGGTCGCAAGATCAAGCCACTGTCGCCAGTAATGTCATCCAATTGTTGGATCATCTGCCAGCTGAGGATCAGGCTCGATTGAGGATTGATGCCGAGCGCATAAACCAGATGGCGGACGAGATTGGTCAGGCTGCCTTGCTAAGCGCGGTCACCAATACTTCACAATTGAGTCAGATGGAGTCTGCGCTGGAACGAAGTCGCTGGGTTTACCTCCACGAGCCGGATAGGTTTCGTCATGCCGAGGATATTCGTTATGCCGATCAATACCGGCATGGCCGCAATTGGAGCGGTTACCAGCTCCCTCCATCTCTGCCATTGCATACAGATCAGGTGTCACTGAATACCTTCAAAGAAAAAATGAAGTCACTGTTTGGTCTGGGCGACAAGGTCAAGGTCGAGCTTTTTGACCGCTCGTTGCTGGATGACGACGGGAATGATGTAGATGTGGTGCAAGTGATGATCTACCAGGAAGGTCTGCCAGATGCTTACCTAGAGTTTGAAGGTGATGAGGACATTGTCTCCCGCATTCGTCGACCGGTATCGGAGCATGCGATTACCTATTCACCGGACTCTGGGACCATGGAGATCGTCGCTGCCAAACGGGAGCGTCGCGAGGAAATTGCCAAGTCTTTCACTGAGGATTTGCTCAAACAGACGGTCGAAGCGGATAAGGTTCCACTTCGGCAATATTGCCTCGATCCGTTATTGAATGGTCATGGGCTGGATTGGGATCTCGACGACCATATTGATTCGGTTCAGCTGGTGATGTTGAAGTTGAAAGACCTCTCGGGCGATGGCCGCATCCAGATTGAAGTACCTGCTAAAAACGAGGTAAATTTTCACGACTACTGTAGAGAGCATTTCAGTGATTTTAATCCGCTAACCTCTAAGTCTTTCGCGCCAATCCAGGCGGTCATAAGTATCCGTTTTCAACCTGAACAAGGATCAAATCGCAAGAAAGTCCTGCCCGTAAAGATTTCTTTGCCTAATGGTTGTGATCTGCGCAGTCGCACTGAGCGGGAGCGATTAATTGGTGAGAAATACCTTAAGCAATGGGGGCTAGTACGGGAAATAAACCCATGATTCCTTCCTCACTTAATATCAGCAGAAGCGCACTTGAGCTTCTATTTGATTTGCTGAGTACACCGAAAATGGAACTGTCTGCAGAGCAATTTAAGTCTCGGCATGAATACAGAGAGCTGTTGGCCGCAAGATTGTTAACGCCAGTCAGCTCAACGCCAGTGTCTGTATGCATTGATGGACGTGACTACGACATCATCCCAAATGCTACCGGTCCAGGGTTTGGTTATTTTTCCGCTGGTGCAGGCTGGGTGAATGTGCCGATGGAGGATTTACAACGCTATCAGGTCGACTCTTTGCGAGTGTTTGCTGTTTTGCGCAATTGGTTGGACATATCTGATCGGTCGCCAATAGCGAGCTTACAGCACGATGTCATTTGGGACTTGGGTGATACCTGGGTAGGTAAAAGGAAGCTCGCCGTTTTGTTTGTACGCAGAGCCCATCTTCCCGTATCCATGCATCTACTAAGGCAGGCTTTGCAGATATTTCCTAGACGTAAATCGGCCATGGTGTTGACCGATTTACCATTTCACCACTTTGGTCCAGATCTCCCGGGGGAGCCACTATGCACTGATCTGATGGGCTTGATTTCTCCTGGCGAGGAGGCGGTTAGCACAATCGACAAAGAGTTAATTGCTGACTTGCTTGGACTGGGGATTCCTAAGCGAAACCAGAACGGCCCGGTGTATTGCTCTGAAGATGGGGGGGAACTGGTGGTGAATGGAGAAACCTACAGGTTCAATGGATTGATTCATCGCTCAATCATTCGCCAGCTATACGAGGCTTGGCAAGGTGGTGAATCTCGGGTCAGGAAAGAGGTGCTGCTGGAAACGGCAGAGTCAAGGTCAAACACAATAAGCCAAGCATTCAGTGGTTGTAAAAACGAATGGCGAAAGGTGATTGACTACGGAGACGGTTGTGGCTGGTTGAAAGTTGAGTAGATCCATAACTTACAGCAAAAGGCTGGTGTCATTCGTGGCATCAGCCTTTTTTGGTTTTCAGGGCGCAGAATTTATCCAGCAGCTAAAAATCACCAAGAAATTATCCCTTCCTAACCTCTTACCTAACTTCCCCCTAAACGGATCCTAACCTACCGAAGCACATCATTACCTCACGTTTTCGCAATAACCATCAGGAGTGCAACGTGAGTGTAAATCATATGAACCAACGGCAATTAGCCAACCGCTGGGGCGTCAGCGAAGCCACATTGGAGCGCTGGCGCTCTGAAGGCATCGGCCCCGTTTTTCTCAAACTGCAAGGTCGCGTGATGTACCGCCTCGAAGACGTCGAGGCCTATGAACACGACTGTCTTCGCAAGAGTACCTCTGAGCGTGTAGCTGGAGGTGACGCATGAGTCTTTCTCTAGAACAAGCACAAGCCATGAGCATCGGCGAGTTGGCAGGTATGACTGCTGCTGAATTGATGCGTGTTCAGGCTGAAGCGGCCAACTACCTTCGCAATGCCAAAGAACTTAAAGACTGGGTCGATGGCGCAATTGCCATGAAATACGACCCAAAAGTTAGTGAGTTAAGAACTCAACTTGGCAAAGACACCGGAACTGTCAACTTTGATGACGAGGGTGTGCGAGTGTCATCTGACCTTCCGAAAAAGCCTGTCTGGGACCAATCGCAATTATCTGAAATCGCACAGCGAATTTCTGCCAGTGGCGATAACCCAGCTGAATTCTTGGACATCACTTACAAGGTGGCTGAGCGCAAATACACCGCTTGGCCTGAAAACCTTCGAACCGTTTTTGAACCCGCTCGGACATTAAAAACCGGCAAGCCCACCTTCCGCCTCAGCCATGCAAAGGAGCAATAATCATGACGATTTTTACCAAAGAAACCAATTTTTTAGAGGCTTTGCGCAAGAGCAGTTTTTCATTGGAAAGCCTGCCAGATGCTATTTCCATTCCTGATGTATCTGACAATGGAGAACCTGAATCTAAGGCGTTGCTTCTAGCGACCGTTGATGATTTGGCCTTTGCACAGCAGGGTTTGAATAAAGAGCTCAGTCGCATTGTTCAGGAAATGGACTCGCTACGCCGAGTGCATGACATGGCTCGGGGTTACGGTGCCAAAGGCGCCGACTACGCGCTTGAGTTTCTGCGTGAACATGGGGAGGTGAAGTAATGGCCTTTCCAATCATTACGGCCGATCAGCGATTGGCAGAAAAGCGCGGGATCAAAGGCTGCATTCTTGGTCCATCAGGCATCGGAAAAACCAGTTTGTTGTGGACGGTCGATGCAGACAAAACCTTGTTCTTCGATTTAGAAGCGGGAGACCTAGCTGTTGAAGGGTGGTCTGGCGATGCGATTCGACCACGTACATGGCAGGAATGTCGTGACTTTGCGGTGTTTATTGGCGGCCCAAATCCTGCGCTACGGGATGAGCAGCCATACAGCCAAGCACACTATGAAGCAGTCTGCGCTAAATTCGGTGACGTTAGCAGCATTGATAAATACGACACGGTGTTTATCGACTCAATAACTGTTGCAGGTCGCCTCTGCTTGCAATGGTGCAAGGGACAACCTCAGGCGTTCAGCGAGCGAAGTGGCAAACCTGATACGCGTGGTGCTTATGGTCTTCATGGGCAAGAGATGATTGCTTGGCTGACTCATCTACAGCACACCCGTAATAAGAATATCTGGTTTGTTGGCATCCTCGACGAAAAAGTCGATGACTTCAATCGTAAGGTTTATTCACCACAGATTGATGGTTCAAAAACGGCTCTAGAGCTGCCAGGCATCGTTGATCAGGTCATCACACTTGCGGAAATTCAAAGTGATGATGGCCAGAAATATCGTGCCTTTATTAACCACACCCTAAATCCCTATGGCTATCCAGCCAAAGATCGCAGTGGGCGACTTGATGTTATCGAGGAGCCACACCTAGGTCGACTTATGGAAAAAATTCATGGGCCAGTAACACCTCCGTCAGATCGCCTGACCTTTGCTCGCCCAGCACCTATCGAAACCCAAACCAATACTGAAGAAG
The sequence above is drawn from the Sinobacterium norvegicum genome and encodes:
- a CDS encoding DUF2924 domain-containing protein, with amino-acid sequence MSSNIIFEPSSSAVAQIAQLSDMTMDEIKSLWRQLYRKEPPTHIRSFLEKRLAFRLQEVEFRRAHQNFADKNDRRINAIVNTGKKPLRDRYPKPIPGTVLSRIYQEKEHKVTVTHDEQFEFEGRIYKSLSVVAREITGTRWSGPLFFGLRKENHEKKTKRGKK
- a CDS encoding ATP-binding protein; this encodes MAFPIITADQRLAEKRGIKGCILGPSGIGKTSLLWTVDADKTLFFDLEAGDLAVEGWSGDAIRPRTWQECRDFAVFIGGPNPALRDEQPYSQAHYEAVCAKFGDVSSIDKYDTVFIDSITVAGRLCLQWCKGQPQAFSERSGKPDTRGAYGLHGQEMIAWLTHLQHTRNKNIWFVGILDEKVDDFNRKVYSPQIDGSKTALELPGIVDQVITLAEIQSDDGQKYRAFINHTLNPYGYPAKDRSGRLDVIEEPHLGRLMEKIHGPVTPPSDRLTFARPAPIETQTNTEEGAQ
- a CDS encoding ImmA/IrrE family metallo-endopeptidase; translated protein: MEQEVVSEKKSPHKEANRVTRLLDTALPEPVRFPVNVEMVAKDLTPSFNQDPITAVNGGSMGSSIDGMLVKHDAKDEWAIFYNTDVVHPGRTNFTLAHELGHYMVHRQALNKTKFECGEEDMLDENQQGIDIEAEANAFAANLLMPNHDFRAQADGQKFSIDLMQHCANRYGVSLTAAVLKWLDFTKKRAIGLLSEEGFMHWSKSSNSAFRSGRYFATKKNCVEIPELSLAAEEQYSAEARNGVRHGPDIWFPGEEVIEHSIYSEEYRKTLTILVLDDAGGYSDPGDFSEEDELLTDSYTNFINNGQNPY
- a CDS encoding helix-turn-helix transcriptional regulator, giving the protein MSVNHMNQRQLANRWGVSEATLERWRSEGIGPVFLKLQGRVMYRLEDVEAYEHDCLRKSTSERVAGGDA
- a CDS encoding helix-turn-helix domain-containing protein; this encodes MANVLGAKIKELRKEKALTLEQLAEKIGSGKSYIWEIENKGVKRPSAEKLAAIAKALDVTTDYLIDDTQTEVSDDLEKEVFYRKLGQLDKGDQDRIMDMIDAWSKK